The DNA window CACATCGTACAGCTCAACGTGAGATGGTGGTCCTTCCTGCCAATTCACTTAGCAGACGCACCCGCTGGGACAGCGCGCAAACCACTCGGATCGATTTCTCCCTCACTCACTGTTTTCTTCTTGTAAATGGAGTAGGCGGGGAACTGCCTGCCCACGATGGCCGCCATCGGGTCTGCAAAAAAGATGGGCGTTAACACGTAGAGCGGAagtttgaagaaaaaaaaaagggacacgaCTGTGTTGTAAATAATGATTCCTTTGTCTCGGTAGACGCCAAATCTGTGGAGCGGTAAACAGGTGAAGAGGCAACGATGTTATAGAGGTGACGATGTTATAGGGGTGACGATGTTATAGGGGTGATGATGTTATAGCGGTGACGGGCCACATTTGAGGGGATGGAAAACTCCCGCGGGGGAATCACGCAGGGCCATACCTGAATGGACAGATAAAGCAGCGGAGGATGGACGTGACAGCTatcaaataaatgaacaggACGCAGTGGCTTCCCTTCCCGCTGTTGACAGGATCGTTCACTTGAGTCGACCTTCTATCACCGTTTATGCTAATGtcgaagaggaggatgatTAGGCCGCACAACATATGGGCTAACTTCCTGGAGGGGGGGTGAAGCGAAAGGGGATCATGCGAGGTATCATGTGAGCGGTCGGGATAAGCACACCAATGCGACTGCACCAGTGGATGCAACGGCAACCATGCACGGGAACGTTAGCCCTTCCAACCTTGCGTAAAATTTGGGGATCTTCTCCCAGCGGTCCAGCACCGTCACAATGGCCGCCACCACAAGGAACAAGACGGTGCAATTCATTTTGCGCGTTCTGCCGTTCACatgtgggggggaagcgaaatGGGGGCCTCGTCAATGGGAGAGCTATAAATGGGGGCCTAGTCAATGGGAGCCGCGTCAAAGGGGGCCGCTCCAAAGGGAGAGTTATAAATCGggattcccttttttgttgtcaCATGGTGGgccacctttttttggcttCTTATTCGCCCCTTCCCTATTCATTCTTTTCACCCCAAGGGGAGGATAACCCCTGCTCTCCAAGTGGCATAATCAGTTCGCACCTGATCGAATTTTCTCTCCCGATGTGCTTTCACATGCATAGAGTCAGGAAGGGGGAGTGGCCCTCCTGCATCGCAAACATGAGCAGGAGAGTGTCCAAAGGGATTAGCGAGAAAGCTATGCAACTTTTGTAGGTCACTCCCTGCACGCAAGAGGtggctaaattttttaaataaacaaacatcCATAGGGGTGGTGAAGCGGCatgcggagaaaaaaaaaaaaaaaaaaggaagcgttGCGTATATCTATATGTTGATGTATACAAGAAGTATATGTGCACTCACATgagtgacttttttttttttctatgtacGAAGCATTCATGGTTATACCccctcttccccctttgcacaGAGGAGACCTCCAACCGTCAGCAAAAGTACCGACCCCGTAATAATAGGCACTATAGAGGAACAAACCGGGCTAAGGAAAATAGGCACgcatggatttttttttttccccttttggaggAGTACCCAAGGGGGAGAGCGAACCTTAATGGACCTCGCATGCACCACGTATATCCGTGAGTATGCCGCCCTCCCCCGGACACATTCTTGAGGGGAGGCAACCAAACCGATGCGAATGAGAAGAAGTAACAGACTGGAGGAAATTGGCAGGAAGAAATTGGCTGGAGGAAACTGGCTGGAGGAAACTAGCAGGAAGAAACTGACTGTAAGCGCAGCTGGGCCGACCCACCAGGACCATGGCGCACAGTGATGACTCGCAGaacgaaagggaagaagcgaatTACAACTCCATCCTGTATGAACAGAATTTAAAGGACGAAATAGACTACTATGGGGAAGACTTACCgcacataaatttttatttgaagttCCAAAGGAAGAACTTTTTGCAGGAATTCCTCCAGGAGGTGATGCTGCCGCTCAGTGGGGTCAGATCGGATGGGGGGGAGGCGGGACAAAGCAAAGAGGCAGCAGTCCCTGTGGAGGAAGGCAAAGAGGCAGCAGTCCCTGTGGAGGAAGGCAAAGAGACAGCCGTCCCGGTGGAGGAAGGCAAAGAGACAGCCGTCCCGGTGGAGGAAGGCAAAGAGACAGCCGTCCCGGTGGAGGAAGGCAAGGAGACTGTTACCCCCGGGGAGGGGAGAGCACGCGATAATGCAACCGCAGGGGGTGCGGAACTGGAGGAGCTGTTGAATGAGGGGGGGTTCTATGTGGAAGAAGGCTCCGGGGGGGAGGAACCCCTTTTGGAGCGACCCCTTTTGGAGAGACCCCCCCAAGGGAAGCTCACCACCGAACAACACCTCTCCGAAGACTCCAACCTGAGGGATGCCTTACTAAAGCTGATGCAGGGGAGTGCCGCCATGCGTGGTAGCACCGACCTGACACACCTAAACGAAAGCGACGAAGctgtaaagaaaataaacgaaatattccaaaaaaataaggataaATTTATGTTCAGTGTGGAACGGCAACTTGGAACTAACGGAGAAGAACTCATTTTACAAGAATACTGCTACctatgcaataaaaaaaagaagttaaaTAAACCCTTATGtgcaataaatatatacgtcTGCTACGATTGCAAAGTGCTAGACAGTAATTTCAAAATGATATCCCTAAGTAAGTTGGTAAGAAAATATTGCCTTAACCATTATGACCTGTCTAAGTATGAAAAACAGCTAGCTCTTTTGTGTACAAAGAACCCACGTGGGTACTCCAAGCAAATGAagctttattttctttttcaaattaaagaaattgCAATACGAAAACATGGATCCATGGAAAGAGTGAAACAGATGTATACCTCCAAAGTACTAAAATCATTTAGGAATGCACAGGGTACTCCTCAGTCGACAAAGAAACGGAAGGAGGACctgcacaaaatggttaaACCTAAGAGCATCTACAGTAAGAAGGTTAAAAAAgcggaggaacaaaaaatcaTTTGCGATAACAATCAGCATGAGTTTGACTCTCCAATTTGCACCAACATGGAGGATTCCCTTTACGTGAAAAGGTGCAGGAAGTGCGCCTACCAGCTGGAGTACATGCAGTTCTGAGGGGGGGCACCCAGATTGGCAGCCAAATTGGCGGCGAGGTTGGAAGCGAGGTTGGCGGCGAGATTGGAAGCGAAATTGGCAGCGAAATTGGCAGCGGCATGGACAACTCTAACTGGTTTCACATGGAATGCAAGTCTCAACACATCCGCCCGTTCAAGCAGGccgcgaaagaaaaaaaaaaaaaaaaaaaaaaaaaataaatatacatatatatataagcaaCAGAGGTACACTTCACACAGAAGACCGCGTTACACAGTGGAGAGAAGCTCACCCCCGTGCTCGGCTTCCACCGAACGGTGCCGCTACTCCATGCAAGATTCGGATGCACTTCAGATGGTCTTCTTCACATCGCAGTCTAGtcaaaaaatctttttatgTTGTCCGAGGGCTCCTCCTTCAGGTTGTACACGAACGTGTACCAGTCGATTATCCctaaagaggaaaaaaaaaaaaaaaaaaaatagctaagTGACCCCATTTGGTGATGCCtgaccttttttccatttttacatgacCAGGCAAGGTCAacattgttcattttgccaACCATCTGACGGGGCCCACTCGTgaattttgtttataaacTGATCCTTCGTTAGCTCGGGAAGGTCActaaaggaggaaaagacgCACTCTGCAAGGGGAAGTAAATGGGAGGCATGTGCGGGGAAGTAAATGGGAGGCATGTGCGGGGAAGTAAATGGGAGGCATGTGCGGGGGAAGTAAATGGGAGGCATGTGCGGGGGAAGTAAATGGGAGGCATGTGCGGGGGAAGtagtaaattaaatataagtGCTCGAAGGGATCCCCAATTGGCAGCTGTGCATGCCGATTATTATTTCCCGCACTGCAACTCCAGATATTTCGTCCTTTCCGTTCGTCGATTCACTTACGTATTGCATCGTTCGAGATGGGTTGCTCGCTCACGTAGtcgttaataatttttaaattaattttcgCTCCCGTGCTGGTGCCTGCGTTCACACccttgtttttgtttttgcccTTGAGGAGCTCGCTAATTTTGCGGCAGCTCTCTACATAAACGATGGGGGAGACTGCcgtgggggaggggaaacgGGTGAGATGGGAAGGCGGTTAAAGCGGTCAAGGCGGTCAAAGCGGTCAAGGCGGTCAAAGCGGTCAAAGCGGGTGAGATGCGAAGGCAGGCGAGACGCAAGCGCCACGTGCGGGAGGTAACCACTGCGGCGTGACTGCCACCCTGGGGACCCACCCGGGATGCTGATCGAGCCCTGGTTCCTTATCTGCCCAGAGTTGATGGTTAGGGGCCACTCGAATGGAGCCTGTCTCAAAAAGTTCTTAAAAGCTTCGAAATTTAAGCTGTCGTTTTTAGGAAGGAATaatttctcccattttttttttggatttttgCTGAGCTCTATAAAGTCGTTGTTGTGTGAAATGACGTGGCCTAGGAGTTCTTGGTCGGACAGCCTCCCGAAAATCTGCGACAAAGGTGGGTTATATATGTGTTCGGGGAgagaggagagaaaaagatGGCAACACCGGTGCTGCTTGAAACAATTCCCCATCTACTCTATCTCAGAGGAGGAGCCACCCAATTCTCTGATTTACCTTTATTATGTCAAAAACGAGGAATGCAGATGCTCGCGGAGGAGGAACACGTTGCCTACCCCGCCTCAACCTAACGAGCCGCTTCTTGATGTAGAGAGAATTGCTTATCCGGTTTGTCTCTAGCGTGCTGCTGTGCGAACTCCTACTTAGtatgtaacaattttgtgaGTGCTTACTTTCGCTAGCTATTAACAGCGTACGTAGCATAAGtgtgaagaataaaatgggaagggGTATCTTCGTCGCAGACATTTCTGACTTGGAGTGTGTGCTTCGGTCTGCCGTAGAGCGACCTGCCCTAGTGCGATCTGCCCTAGTGCGATCTACCCTAGCGCGTCCTACTCAACCGCTCCGTGTGGTAGCACTTCCCCGTTATAGCCCACCCCTCAAATCTACGTTCAGTTCACCTGCTTGCCATGCacctgcttctccccccacgAGGTGtgctcaaaaaaggaactgcAGCAAGCGCATAGTCGACTGCAGGGCCCACAAtggaaggaagcaaaaagggtTTGCTCGGTGGAGAAGGCAACTATACACAAGGGGGAGGTACACAAGAacgtcaatttttttttttttctcccaaaATGGCCATCAAGTTGGGGAAGCCACCATAGTAGTGCTAGTAATTTGCGGAAGCGTATCACacaggaaagggaaaaaaaaaaaaaaaagtttcacccctctttttttttttttaaaaccttttAATGAAGGGAGAAGTTTCTCCCCTACACGTTACTACAAATTGGAGTAACAGCACCAGGTGGTGCTACGAGACGATTTTGCTAAATGTGAACACTAAAAggtaagagaaaaaaaaaaaaaaaaaaaaaaaaaagtagttaCCGCCAAACCGTTCAGGTGAATAC is part of the Plasmodium cynomolgi strain B DNA, chromosome 1, whole genome shotgun sequence genome and encodes:
- a CDS encoding hypothetical protein (putative), whose translation is MNCTVLFLVVAAIVTVLDRWEKIPKFYARKLAHMLCGLIILLFDISINGDRRSTQVNDPVNSGKGSHCVLFIYLIAVTSILRCFICPFRFGVYRDKGIIIYNTVVSLFFFFKLPLYVLTPIFFADPMAAIVGRQFPAYSIYKKKTLHGTLACFFVSLVSLYYVQNYLHTILLGLALCLLELFGGSLDNLCMCFPIFIYMMFFNV
- a CDS encoding hypothetical protein (putative), with the translated sequence MSATKIPLPILFFTLMLRTLLIASESKHSQNCYILSRSSHSSTLETNRISNSLYIKKRLVRLRRGRQRVPPPRASAFLVFDIIKIFGRLSDQELLGHVISHNNDFIELSKNPKKKWEKLFLPKNDSLNFEAFKNFLRQAPFEWPLTINSGQIRNQGSISIPVSPIVYVESCRKISELLKGKNKNKGVNAGTSTGAKINLKIINDYVSEQPISNDAIQCVFSSFSDLPELTKDQFINKIHEWAPSDGIIDWYTFVYNLKEEPSDNIKRFFD
- a CDS encoding DNA repair protein (putative); this encodes MRRSNRLEEIGRKKLAGGNWLEETSRKKLTNEREEANYNSILYEQNLKDEIDYYGEDLPHINFYLKFQRKNFLQEFLQEVMLPLSGVRSDGGEAGQSKEAAVPVEEGKEAAVPVEEGKETAVPVEEGKETAVPVEEGKETAVPVEEGKETVTPGEGRARDNATAGGAELEELLNEGGFYVEEGSGGEEPLLERPLLERPPQGKLTTEQHLSEDSNLRDALLKLMQGSAAMRGSTDLTHLNESDEAVKKINEIFQKNKDKFMFSVERQLGTNGEELILQEYCYLCNKKKKLNKPLCAINIYVCYDCKVLDSNFKMISLSKLVRKYCLNHYDLSKYEKQLALLCTKNPRGYSKQMKLYFLFQIKEIAIRKHGSMERVKQMYTSKVLKSFRNAQGTPQSTKKRKEDLHKMVKPKSIYSKKVKKAEEQKIICDNNQHEFDSPICTNMEDSLYVKRCRKCAYQLEYMQF